A genomic stretch from Mycobacterium cookii includes:
- a CDS encoding CbtA family protein: MTEHTHEGAHSHEHAHAGVEHAHPHDSHDHQHIEHVHTHTHDDGTEHTHSHVHQTGLEEAHEHVH; this comes from the coding sequence ATGACTGAGCACACCCACGAAGGCGCGCACTCGCACGAGCACGCGCACGCCGGCGTCGAGCACGCGCACCCGCATGACAGCCACGACCATCAGCACATCGAGCACGTGCACACCCACACCCACGATGACGGGACCGAGCACACCCATTCCCATGTGCACCAAACCGGGCTCGAGGAGGCGCACGAGCACGTCCACTGA
- a CDS encoding nucleoside deaminase, which translates to MMDFAQRTIDLARQNVAEGGRPFATVIVKDGEILAESANEVAQSHDPTAHAEILAIRAACVKLGTEHLTGTTIYVLAHPCPMCLGSLYYCSPDEVVFLTSREQYAPYYADDRKYFELSTFYDEFGKDWQQRRLPMRYDPRDAAVEVYRLWKERQTLGQ; encoded by the coding sequence CTGATGGACTTCGCGCAGCGGACCATCGATCTCGCCCGGCAGAATGTGGCCGAAGGCGGCAGGCCCTTCGCCACGGTGATCGTCAAAGACGGCGAGATCCTGGCCGAAAGCGCCAATGAGGTTGCGCAGAGCCATGATCCGACGGCTCACGCCGAAATCCTGGCCATCCGCGCAGCGTGCGTGAAACTCGGCACCGAGCATCTGACCGGCACCACCATCTACGTGCTGGCCCACCCCTGCCCGATGTGCCTGGGCTCGCTGTATTACTGCTCGCCCGACGAGGTCGTCTTCCTGACATCGCGCGAGCAGTATGCGCCGTATTACGCCGACGACCGGAAGTATTTCGAGCTGTCGACGTTCTACGACGAGTTCGGCAAAGACTGGCAGCAGCGGCGGCTGCCGATGCGCTACGATCCGCGTGATGCGGCAGTCGAGGTCTACCGGTTGTGGAAGGAACGTCAGACGTTGGGGCAGTAG
- a CDS encoding ArsR/SmtB family transcription factor yields MHAGNENVRLPDDQVSLVVEVFRMLADATRVQVLWSLADREMSVNDLAEHVGKPAPSVSQHLAKLRMARLVQTRREGTTIFYSLENNHVRQLVVDAVHNAEHAGPGVPRHHRGDDGLRVVKK; encoded by the coding sequence ATGCATGCAGGTAATGAGAACGTCCGGTTGCCCGACGATCAGGTCAGCCTGGTCGTTGAGGTATTTCGCATGCTGGCCGACGCCACCCGTGTGCAGGTGCTGTGGTCCCTGGCCGACCGCGAGATGTCGGTGAACGACCTCGCCGAGCACGTCGGCAAACCGGCGCCGTCGGTGTCTCAGCATCTGGCCAAGTTGCGGATGGCACGACTGGTACAGACCCGCCGGGAGGGCACGACGATCTTCTACAGCCTGGAGAACAACCACGTTCGGCAGCTTGTCGTCGACGCCGTCCACAACGCCGAGCACGCCGGCCCAGGAGTCCCGCGCCATCATCGCGGCGATGACGGGCTACGGGTCGTCAAGAAGTGA